CTTGCGCATGGCGTCGACGGCCGCGGCCTTGAGGACGTCGGCGCTCGGGTCTTCGGCGAAGGGATCGCCGCTGCCGAACAGGCCGCTCATCTCCCCCATCGTGAGACCGGGCTTGGGCGGGGCCGTGGCGTTCTGGTAGGCCGTGTAGGCCACGAAGCCACCGCCGCCGAAGACGACCACCACGGTGAGGCCAGCGATCAGAATGCGCTTCGGGGTCAGCGCGGAGGAACGGGCCGGCCGGCGCCGGCCACGGGGCACCTCGGGCGCTGGACGCTCACTCAACTGCGGACCTTGGCTCACGACCTATGAGCTTGCCCTGTCAGAGGGGGTGGTTGGCAACCGAAACGTGGCATTGGGTTGGGGTTCCCTTGACCAACCAGGCGTTTTCAGATCATGTGATTTTCATCACATCGGGGTATTGGTCCACCCTTCGTGCCCCCGCCCCGAAGGGAGGACCTCCCTCAGGCTGCCGGAGGATCTTTGTGGTCTTGTGCGCGAGATGTCACAGTTTCATGACACCGAACGGATTTTCCCAGGTTGGAAGAATAATGTGCGCGTGGCAGGAATCCTCCTGGTCGAAGATGACCCCTCCGTGCGGACGGCGCTCGAGCTGGCTCTGACCCGCCAGGGTCACTCCGTCACCTCCTACGCGACCGGCGAGGAGGCTCTAGACCACGTCAGGTCGCGACGGCCGGAGATCGCCATCCTCGACGTCATGCTGCCGGGCATCGACGGGGTCGAGGTCTGCAGGCGCATCCGCAGGCTCGACCAGCTTCCCGTCATCCTCCTCACCGCGAGGGGCGACGACCTCGACGTGGTCGTCGGGCTGGAGGCGGGAGCCGACGACTACGTCGTCAAGCCGGTCGAGCCCAGGGTGCTCGACGCGCGCATCAGGGCGATCCTGCGCAGGGCCGAGTCGGCCACCTCCGACCGCATCACCTTCGGCGACCTGGTCATCGACAGGGGCGCGCTCAAGGTGAGCCTGGCCGGCAAGGAGATCCACCTCACCCCCACCGAGCTGCGCCTCCTGCTCGAACTGGTCCGCCACCCCGGACAGGTGCTCAACCGGCGCTACCTGCTGCGCGTGGTCTGGGACCACACCCACGTGGCCGACTCCCGCCTCGTCGACGCCTGCGTCCAGCGGGTGCGTGCCAAGATCGAACCCAGGCCCGCCGAGCCGATGTTCATCCACACCGTGCGCGGCTTCGGCTACCGGTTCAGCCCCCCGTGATCGCTTTTCTCACCGGCCTGCGCGGCCGGCTGGTCATCACCTTCACCGTCGTCGCCGTGGCCGCCTCCGCGCTGGTCGCGGGCATCGGCTTCGAGCTCGCCAAGGGCGCGCTCATCGAGAGGACGACACGCGACGCGGTCGACGACCTCACCAAGGACCTCGAGCGCATCGACTTCGCCGTCGGCGACCCCCGCCCCGGCGAGGTGCCGCCGAGCAGCGAGGACCTGAGCAACCTCGCCAACGCGCTCGCCGGGCCCGACCGCCACACCCTGCTGGAGTACCAGGACCAGTACTACCGCGACGACGACGGCGTCTTCAGCGGCGGCGACGTCACGGGCGAGCTACGTGGACAGGCCCGCAGCAAGCTGGCCAGCCAGCGCAGGATGATCGACGGCCAGCTGTGGCTCGTCCTCGGCACGCAGGTCTACCGGGCGGGCGCCGACGACGTCCCGCAGCCGACCGGGCTGCTGGTCTTCGAGTTCGTCTCGCTGAGCGAGGAGGAGCGCACGCTGGCCAACCTCAGGGAGGCCTTCGCCCAGGCGGGCGGCATCACGCTGCTCATCGCGCTGACCGTGGCCCTGGTGTCGGCCAGGCACGTGCTGCTGCCCGTGGGCAGGCTCAGCGCCGCGGCGCAGGCGCTCGGAAAAGGCAGGCTCGACACCCGGCTCCCGGTACGCGGCAAGGACGAGCTGGCGGAGCTGACCGCGCACTTCAACGACGCGGCGGCGGCCCTGGAGCTGAGCGTGTCGGAGCTGCGCGCGCTGGAGGCGATGTCGCGCAGGTTCGTCGCCGACGTCTCGCACGAGCTGCGCACCCCGCTGACCGCGATGACCGCCGTGGCCGACATGCTCTCCGAGGAGGCCGAGCGGCTGCCCGAGCAGCCGGCCAAGGCCGTACGGCTGGTGCTGTCGGAGGTGGGCAGGCTCACCGAGCTGGTGGAGCACC
This window of the Nonomuraea africana genome carries:
- a CDS encoding ATP-binding protein; protein product: MIAFLTGLRGRLVITFTVVAVAASALVAGIGFELAKGALIERTTRDAVDDLTKDLERIDFAVGDPRPGEVPPSSEDLSNLANALAGPDRHTLLEYQDQYYRDDDGVFSGGDVTGELRGQARSKLASQRRMIDGQLWLVLGTQVYRAGADDVPQPTGLLVFEFVSLSEEERTLANLREAFAQAGGITLLIALTVALVSARHVLLPVGRLSAAAQALGKGRLDTRLPVRGKDELAELTAHFNDAAAALELSVSELRALEAMSRRFVADVSHELRTPLTAMTAVADMLSEEAERLPEQPAKAVRLVLSEVGRLTELVEHLIEVSRFDAGTATLALESVDVADAICDSLELRGWSEDVRVQAPAGLVANLDPRRFDVIVANLVGNALKHGGQPVLITARSTPNGLEVKVRDHGDGIPPEALPHVFDRFFKVGTGRVRSQGSGLGLSIARANAQLHGGTISVRPQRPGTLFTVWLPHS
- a CDS encoding response regulator translates to MAGILLVEDDPSVRTALELALTRQGHSVTSYATGEEALDHVRSRRPEIAILDVMLPGIDGVEVCRRIRRLDQLPVILLTARGDDLDVVVGLEAGADDYVVKPVEPRVLDARIRAILRRAESATSDRITFGDLVIDRGALKVSLAGKEIHLTPTELRLLLELVRHPGQVLNRRYLLRVVWDHTHVADSRLVDACVQRVRAKIEPRPAEPMFIHTVRGFGYRFSPP